The Tripterygium wilfordii isolate XIE 37 chromosome 17, ASM1340144v1, whole genome shotgun sequence genome has a window encoding:
- the LOC119982450 gene encoding uncharacterized protein LOC119982450: protein MATTLGLLKLHALPYNPPRSQSNLPTQPNAPPKLTLCTKDSQKLLNQTIHHVKSTCLPLTTLALPFFLDTRDALAVNGEFGILEGRSFALIHPLVMGSFFFYTLWAGYLGWQWRRVRTVQNEINELKKQVKPKPVTPDGKPVEAAPSPIEIKIQQFTEERKELVKGGYRDRHFNAGSILLGFGVLESIGGGVNTWFRTGKLFPGPHLFAGAAITALWAAAAALVPAMQKGSETARNLHIALNVLNVLLFVWQIPTGIDIVFKVFEFTKWP from the exons ATGGCCACCACGCTTGGCCTCCTAAAGCTCCATGCCCTTCCCTACAACCCTCCCCGTTCACAGTCAAACCTGCCAACTCAACCCAATGCTCCTCCAAAACTAACTCTCTGCACCAAAGACTCACAAAAACTACTCAATCAGACCATTCACCATGTTAAATCAACTTGTCTACCGCTCACAACACTGGCATTGCCCTTCTTTTTGGATACAAGG GATGCTCTTGCTGTTAATGGGGAATTTGGGATTTTGGAGGGGAGGTCATTCGCGCTAATTCATCCACTTGTGATGGGTAGTTTCTTCTTCTACACTTTGTGGGCAGGGTATTTGGGTTGGCAATGGAGAAGAGTGAGGACTGTACAGAATGAGATCAATGAATTGAAGAAGCAAGTGAAGCCTAAACCAGTCACTCCAGATGGTAAACCAGTCGAAGCCGCACCCTCACCTATTGAAATCAAAATTCAGCAATTCACTGAG GAGAGGAAGGAATTGGTAAAAGGGGGTTACAGAGATAGACACTTCAATGCAGGATCAATACTACTAGGATTCGGAGTACTTGAATCGATAGGTGGAGGCGTTAATACTTGGTTTAGGACCGGAAAACTATTCCCCGGTCCACATTTGTTTGCCGGAGCAG CAATTACAGCACTGTGGGCAGCGGCAGCGGCTCTAGTTCCTGCAATGCAGAAAGGAAGTGAGACAGCAAGGAATCTTCACATTGCGCTAAATGTGTTAAATGTGCTGCTCTTTGTGTGGCAAATCCCAACTGGAATTGATATTGTTTTCAAAGTGTTTGAATTCACTAAATGGCCTTGA
- the LOC119981768 gene encoding AAA-ATPase At2g46620-like, whose product MSIACNLLFLLFLLIGLLFSVRVILFKTGLINAVNKWWRIIEEFFHVYQLFKVPEFNESMQENLLYRKVYVYLNSLASMEDSNYTNLVTGKKSNDIILRLDRNQIIDDDFLGARICWINDAGGDTRTFVLKIRKAEKRRILRPYLQYIHTVSDELEERNKELKLYMNTDSGDSRRSRRWTSVPFKHPATFDTMALESVLKNKVKADLESFVKAKQYYHRLGRVWKRSYLLYGPSGTGKSSFVAAMANFLGYDVYDIDLSKVREDSDLKMLLLQTTTKSVVMIEDLDRFLTEKSTTVSLSGILNFMDGLLNPCCAEERIMVVTMNNKEQIDPAILRPGRIDVHIHFPVCDFSAFKNLASSYLGLKDHKLFPQVEEVFNSNPSLSPAEIGELMIANRSSPSRALKTVINALQSDVGRRLSENLARKSTEECDDRSDIFCREGGQTMKELRKLVGLIRMKSCRNPHSFDLASSPQRKEG is encoded by the coding sequence ATGTCGATTGCTTGTAAtctattatttcttttgttcttaTTGATCGGATTATTGTTTTCTGTTCGTGTGATTTTGTTCAAGACCGGATTGATTAACGCGGTGAACAAGTGGTGGAGGATTATTGAGGAATTCTTCCATGTCTACCAGTTGTTCAAGGTACCGGAATTCAACGAATCTATGCAGGAGAATCTGCTTTATCGGAAGGTCTATGTTTATTTGAATTCATTGGCTTCCATGGAGGACTCCAATTACACAAACCTCGTCACCGGGAAGAAGTCTAATGATATTATTCTCCGTCTCGATCGGAATCAGATCATCGACGACGATTTTCTCGGTGCAAGAATTTGTTGGATCAACGATGCGGGGGGTGATACAAGAACTTTTGTGTTGAAGATTAGAAAGGCCGAGAAGCGTCGGATTCTCCGCCCTTATCTGCAATACATACACACGGTGTCCGATGAGCTTGAGGAGCGCAACAAGGAATTGAAGCTCTACATGAACACTGATTCCGGTGATTCTCGGAGAAGTCGACGGTGGACCTCGGTTCCGTTCAAGCATCCTGCGACTTTTGATACCATGGCTTTGGAATCGGTTCTGAAGAACAAGGTGAAAGCCGATCTAGAGTCGTTCGTCAAGGCGAAACAGTACTATCACCGTCTTGGGCGTGTTTGGAAGCGGAGCTACCTTTTGTACGGTCCGTCAGGGACAGGGAAATCGAGTTTCGTTGCGGCGATGGCCAATTTTCTCGGCTACGACGTGTACGACATCGATCTCTCGAAGGTACGGGAAGATTCAGATCTCAAAATGCTCTTATTACAGACCACAACGAAATCGGTGGTCATGATTGAAGACCTTGACCGATTCCTGACGGAGAAATCAACGACTGTGAGCTTATCAGGTATTTTGAATTTCATGGATGGGCTATTAAATCCCTGTTGTGCAGAAGAGAGAATTATGGTGGTTACAATGAACAATAAAGAACAAATCGACCCGGCCATTCTCCGGCCAGGCCGAATCGATGTTCACATTCATTTTCCGGTCTGTGACTTCTCTGCTTTCAAAAATCTGGCCAGTAGTTACCTAGGGCTTAAGGATCACAAGTTGTTCCCTCAAGTGGAGGAGGTTTTCAATAGCAACCCCAGTCTGAGCCCGGCCGAGATAGGTGAGCTCATGATAGCCAACCGGAGCTCACCGAGTCGAGCTTTGAAAACTGTAATTAATGCTCTGCAATCGGATGTAGGACGGCGGTTGTCGGAGAATTTGGCAAGGAAGTCGACGGAGGAATGTGATGATCGTTCGGATATTTTTTGTAGAGAAGGTGGTCAGACAATGAAGGAGCTCAGGAAACTTGTTGGTTTGATAAGGATGAAGAGTTGCAGAAACCCTCATTCGTTTgatttggcttcttcacctCAACGCAAGGAGGGATGA
- the LOC119981676 gene encoding ribose-phosphate pyrophosphokinase 4 isoform X1, whose product MEKGKKQVRLFYCVECEELAHKIAKQSELITLQSINWRSFDDGFPNLYINNAEDIRGQHVAFLASFSSPGVIFEQLSVIYALPRLFVASFTLILPFFPTGSFERMEEEGDVATAFTMARILSNIPISRGGPTSLVIYDIHALQERFYFGDHVLPLFETGIPLLKQRLHQLPDADKVIVAFPDDGAWKRFHKLLDHFPTVVCTKVREGDKRIVRLKEGNPAGCHVVIVDDLVQSGGTLIECQLRSDEDVRDFSRGISSPKSPCWIYGKWLNTICKVLAAHGAAKVSAYVTHGVFPKRSWERFLHNGSEKAFEYFWITDSCPHTVKAIANKAPFEVLSLAGSIANALQI is encoded by the exons ATGGAGAAAGGGAAGAAGCAAGTGCGTCTCTTCTACTGCGTAGAGTGCGAAGAGCTTGCCCACAAAATCGCCAAACAGTCCGAGCTTATCACTCTACAGTCAATCAATTGGAG GAGCTTTGATGATGGATTTCCAAATCTCTATATAAACAATGCAGAGGATATCCGAGGTCAACATGTTGCTTTTCTTGCATCCTTTAGTTCCCCGGGAGTTATATTTGAACAGCTTTCCGTCATATATGCCCTCCCACGTCTTTTCGTGGCTTCGTTCACATTGATTTTGCCTTTCTTTCCTACCGGCTCCTTTGAACGaatggaagaagaaggagatgtaGCAACTGCATTTACCATGGCAAGAATATTGTCCAATATTCCCATATCAAGGGGTGGCCCAACTAGTCTAGTCATCTACGACATACATGCTTTACAG GAAAGATTCTACTTTGGAGACCATGTCTTGCCTCTATTTGAGACTGGGATTCCTCTGTTAAAGCAACGGCTTCACCAGCTGCCTGATGCTGATAAA GTAATTGTTGCATTTCCTGATGATGGAGCTTGGAAGAGGTTCCACAAGCTGTTGGATCATTTTCCAACG GTTGTGTGTACAAAGGTTCGCGAAGGTGATAAGAGGATAGTCCGGCTGAAGGAGGGAAATCCTGCTGGTTGTCACGTTGTTATCGTTGATGATTTGGTACAATCTGGTGGAACCCTTATTGAATGCCAG TTGAGATCTGATGAGGATGTAAGAGATTTTAGTCGGGGTATTTCGAGTCCCAAAAGCCCATGTTGGATATATGGCAAATGGCTCAATACTATATGT AAAGTGTTGGCAGCTCATGGTGCTGCAAAGGTGAGTGCTTATGTTACCCATGGCGTGTTTCCCAAGCGTTCTTGGGAGCGGTTCCTTCACAATG GCTCGGAGAAGGCATTTGAATACTTTTGGATCACTGATTCTTGTCCTCATACGGTCAAGGCAATAGCAAATAAAGCTCCTTTTGAAGTTCTGAGTCTTGCTGGATCCATTGCCAATGCTCTACAAATTTGA
- the LOC119981676 gene encoding ribose-phosphate pyrophosphokinase 4 isoform X2, with amino-acid sequence MEKGKKQVRLFYCVECEELAHKIAKQSELITLQSINWRSFDDGFPNLYINNAEDIRGQHVAFLASFSSPGVIFEQLSVIYALPRLFVASFTLILPFFPTGSFERMEEEGDVATAFTMARILSNIPISRGGPTSLVIYDIHALQERFYFGDHVLPLFETGIPLLKQRLHQLPDADKVIVAFPDDGAWKRFHKLLDHFPTVVCTKVREGDKRIVRLKEGNPAGCHVVIVDDLVQSGGTLIECQKVLAAHGAAKVSAYVTHGVFPKRSWERFLHNGSEKAFEYFWITDSCPHTVKAIANKAPFEVLSLAGSIANALQI; translated from the exons ATGGAGAAAGGGAAGAAGCAAGTGCGTCTCTTCTACTGCGTAGAGTGCGAAGAGCTTGCCCACAAAATCGCCAAACAGTCCGAGCTTATCACTCTACAGTCAATCAATTGGAG GAGCTTTGATGATGGATTTCCAAATCTCTATATAAACAATGCAGAGGATATCCGAGGTCAACATGTTGCTTTTCTTGCATCCTTTAGTTCCCCGGGAGTTATATTTGAACAGCTTTCCGTCATATATGCCCTCCCACGTCTTTTCGTGGCTTCGTTCACATTGATTTTGCCTTTCTTTCCTACCGGCTCCTTTGAACGaatggaagaagaaggagatgtaGCAACTGCATTTACCATGGCAAGAATATTGTCCAATATTCCCATATCAAGGGGTGGCCCAACTAGTCTAGTCATCTACGACATACATGCTTTACAG GAAAGATTCTACTTTGGAGACCATGTCTTGCCTCTATTTGAGACTGGGATTCCTCTGTTAAAGCAACGGCTTCACCAGCTGCCTGATGCTGATAAA GTAATTGTTGCATTTCCTGATGATGGAGCTTGGAAGAGGTTCCACAAGCTGTTGGATCATTTTCCAACG GTTGTGTGTACAAAGGTTCGCGAAGGTGATAAGAGGATAGTCCGGCTGAAGGAGGGAAATCCTGCTGGTTGTCACGTTGTTATCGTTGATGATTTGGTACAATCTGGTGGAACCCTTATTGAATGCCAG AAAGTGTTGGCAGCTCATGGTGCTGCAAAGGTGAGTGCTTATGTTACCCATGGCGTGTTTCCCAAGCGTTCTTGGGAGCGGTTCCTTCACAATG GCTCGGAGAAGGCATTTGAATACTTTTGGATCACTGATTCTTGTCCTCATACGGTCAAGGCAATAGCAAATAAAGCTCCTTTTGAAGTTCTGAGTCTTGCTGGATCCATTGCCAATGCTCTACAAATTTGA
- the LOC119982851 gene encoding ATP synthase delta chain, chloroplastic yields the protein MDALSSSVPTLKAPILHARPREFYQFKTHHSLSHPHLSSATKPNSFSSKPSFSPYKTLVPPLPSPSQSQNQTQTFFPGSPVTTHRNPASGYAAALVDIAQRDNSLGELRKDVRRFSKLLHCDQFQAFLNDPSIGNKDKGQLVKEVAIRGNFKRHLVGLLKMLIDRNKQGMISEVLMEFQRIYDELSGTEVVFVSSAKKMEKHQLFGIANRVQQLTGAMEVKVRNLFGERLPSFAA from the coding sequence ATGGATGCTCTATCAAGCTCTGTTCCGACCCTAAAAGCTCCTATTCTCCATGCAAGACCTCGTGAATTCTACCAATTCAAAACTCACCATTCCCTTTCGCATCCCCACCTCTCCTCTGCTACCAAGCCCAACTCTTTCTCCTCCAAACCCTCATTCTCACCTTACAAAACCCTTGTTCCTCCACTCCCTTCTCCCTCCCAATCCCAAAACCAAACCCAAACCTTCTTTCCCGGGTCTCCTGTAACTACCCACCGTAATCCGGCCTCTGGCTACGCTGCGGCACTTGTAGACATCGCTCAGCGCGACAATTCCCTCGGGGAACTCCGAAAAGATGTGCGAAGGTTCTCCAAGTTGCTTCACTGTGACCAATTTCAAGCTTTCTTGAATGATCCATCAATTGGAAACAAAGACAAGGGACAATTAGTGAAGGAGGTGGCAATAAGAGGGAATTTTAAGAGACATTTGGTGGGTCTATTGAAAATGTTGATCGACAGAAATAAGCAGGGGATGATCAGTGAAGTGTTAATGGAATTCCAAAGGATTTATGATGAATTGAGCGGTACTGAAGTCGTTTTTGTCTCTTCTGCCAAGAAGATGGAGAAGCATCAGCTGTTCGGGATTGCTAACAGGGTTCAACAGCTTACAGGGGCTATGGAAGTCAAGGTAAGAAATTTGTTTGGTGAGAGACTGCCCTCTTTTGCGGCATAA
- the LOC119981787 gene encoding pentatricopeptide repeat-containing protein At5g16420, mitochondrial-like, with protein sequence MMLRYTQPHRHHKIRPTTLLTGVLSLSTSSPLPESYTVTPPIKPWPQRLYPKRLVIMITRQQNLDLALQIFQYAGKFHPGFSHNYDTYNAIINRLCRGRAFDPVESLLSELRESEIKCGENLFITVIRNYGLAGRPKLALKMFLRIEKFGLQPSVRSLNTLLNAFVQTKRYDLVHIIFKNSKEKFGVVPNVFTCNILIKALCKKNDVERALQLLDEMPAMGTIPNVVTYTTILGGYVSRGDMGRAKRIFGEILDRGWLPDATTYTILMDGYCKQGRLIDAIKVMDEMDDNGVAPNDVTYGVMIEAYCKEKKPGEARNLLDDMLLNNYVPSSALCCKVIDGLCEEGKVEDASELWKRLLKNNCTPDNAIFSTLIHWLCKKGEIWEARKLFDDFEQGTIPSLLTYNTLISGMCEKGDLNAAGRLWDDMVDKGCAPNAFTYNVLIKGFCKIGNVKEGILILEEMLNKKCVPDKATYTILIEGLTDLGMEGEITKLVAMAISNKGVGSDSWDIFLNKVDGKLENGAASIDKLLLEDGT encoded by the coding sequence ATGATGTTACGCTACACACAGCCGCATCGCCACCACAAGATCAGACCCACAACACTCCTCACCGGCGTCCTTTCCCTTTCCACAAGCTCGCCACTCCCCGAATCCTACACCGTCACGCCCCCGATTAAGCCATGGCCGCAGCGATTGTACCCGAAGCGTCTAGTAATCATGATCACCCGCCAGCAAAATCTCGACCTTGCCCTGCAAATTTTTCAATACGCAGGAAAATTCCACCCTGGTTTCTCCCATAATTACGACACCTACAACGCCATTATCAACCGCCTCTGTCGTGGCCGTGCCTTTGATCCTGTGGAGTCTTTGCTCTCGGAATTGCGGGAGTCCGAAATCAAATGTGGCGAGAATCTGTTCATTACTGTTATCCGCAATTACGGCCTCGCCGGTCGTCCCAAATTGGCCCTTAAAATGTTTCTGCGGATTGAAAAGTTCGGCCTGCAACCTTCGGTGAGATCGTTGAACACGCTGTTGAATGCTTTCGTGCAAACCAAACGGTACGATTTGGTGCACATAATATTCAAGAATAGTAAAGAGAAGTTTGGGGTAGTCCCAAATGTTTTCACTTGTAATATACTGATCAAAGCACTTTGTAAGAAGAACGATGTGGAACGTGCACTTCAGCTGCTTGACGAAATGCCTGCCATGGGAACGATTCCCAATGTGGTGACATATACAACAATTTTAGGTGGATATGTTTCAAGGGGCGATATGGGAAGAGCCAAGAGGATTTTTGGTGAGATATTGGATCGGGGTTGGTTGCCTGATGCGACTACATATACGATCTTGATGGATGGATATTGTAAACAAGGGAGGTTGATTGATGCTATCAAGGTGATGGATGAAATGGATGACAATGGAGTTGCGCCTAACGATGTTACTTATGGGGTCATGATTGAGGCGTACTGCAAAGAGAAGAAACCAGGTGAAGCACGTAACCTGCTTGATGATATGCTTCTCAATAATTATGTGCCAAGTTCAGCACTTTGTTGTAAGGTGATTGATGGTTTGTGCGAGGAAGGGAAGGTCGAGGATGCCAGTGAGTTGTGGAAGAGGCTATTGAAGAATAATTGCACGCCTGATAATGCCATATTTAGCACGCTGATCCATTGGCTTTGTAAGAAGGGGGAGATATGGGAAGCAAGGAAGCTGTTTGATGACTTTGAGCAAGGTACAATCCCAAGTCTCTTGACATATAATACACTCATTTCGGGAATGTGTGAGAAAGGAGACTTGAATGCTGCAGGGAGGTTATGGGATGACATGGTGGACAAGGGTTGTGCCCCCAATGCTTTTACGTATAACGTGTTGATTAAGGGGTTTTGTAAAATTGGTAATGTGAAGGAGGGGATTCTAATTCTTGAGGAAATGTTGAATAAAAAATGTGTTCCTGACAAGGCAACTTACACGATATTAATTGAGGGGCTCACTGATTTAGGAATGGAAGGAGAGATTACCAAGTTAGTTGCAatggcaatttcaaataaaggaGTTGGCAGTGACTCTTGGGATATTTTCTTAAATAAGGTTGATGGAAAGTTGGAAAACGGAGCTGCTTCTATTGATAAATTGTTACTAGAGGATGGAACTTAG
- the LOC119982142 gene encoding fructose-1,6-bisphosphatase, cytosolic: MDHASEAFRTDLMTITRFVLNEQSKFPESRGDLTILLNHIVLGCKFVCNAVSKAGLAKLIGLAGETNVQGEEQKKLDVLSNEVFIKALVSSGRTCILVSEEDEEATFVEVSKRGRYIVVFDPLDGSSNIDCGVSIGTIFGIYTVKNTDNPTLEDVLKPGSHMTAAGYCMYGSSCTLVFSTGSGVNGFTLDPSLGEFILTHPDIKIPKKGKIYSVNEGNAKNWDEPTAKYVENCKFPKDGSSSKSLRYIGSMVADVHRTLLYGGIFLYPADKKSPNGKLRVLYEVFPMSYLMEQAGGQAFTGKQRALDLVPQKIHERSPVFLGSYDDVEEIKALYAAAAETKAA; encoded by the exons ATGGATCATGCAAGCGAGGCTTTCCGGACTGATCTGATGACAATCACTCGTTTCGTCCTCAACGAGCAGTCTAAGTTTCCCGAGTCACGCGGTGACTTAACTATCTTGCTCAATCACATTGTTCTCGGCTGCAAATTCGTCTGCAATGCTGTCAGCAAG GCAGGTCTTGCTAAACTGATTGGGCTAGCCGGGGAGACTAATGTTCAG GGTGAAGAGCAGAAGAAATTGGATGTGCTTTCAAATGAAGTTTTCATTAAGGCTTTGGTCAGCAGTGGACGCACG TGCATACTTGTCTctgaggaagatgaagaagctaCTTTTGTGGAGGTATCGAAGCGAGGAAG ATACATTGTTGTTTTTGACCCATTGGATGGATCCTCAAACATTGACTGTGGTGTTTCCATTGGAACT ATATTCGGGATTTACACGGTGAAAAACACTGACAATCCAACTTTGGAGGATGTGTTGAAACCTGGGAGCCATATGACAGCTGCTGGGTATTGCATGTATGGAAGTTCTTGCACG CTGGTTTTTAGTACTGGAAGTGGTGTCAATGGCTTCACTCTTGATCCATCGCTTGGGGAATTCATATTAACCCATCCTGACATCAAG ATTCCAAAGAAAGGAAAGATTTATTCAGTAAATGAAGGAAATGCCAAAAACTGGGATGAACCAACCGCTAA GTACGTGGAAAATTGTAAATTTCCAAAAGATGGTTCATCGTCGAAGTCCCTTAGGTACATTGGAAG CATGGTTGCTGATGTTCACCGGACATTGCTTTATGGTGGTATCTTTTTATATCCTGCTGATAAAAAGAGCCCAAATGGCAAGCTACG TGTTCTGTATGAAGTCTTCCCAATGTCATACTTGATGGAGCAAGCAGGAGGTCAAGCATTTACCGGCAAGCAAAGG GCACTGGACCTGGTCCCACAGAAGATACATGAACG